The genomic DNA GGCGAAGACGATCTGGAATTCCGAATAATCCTGACGGCAGAAGGAAGCGAAGTTCTCGAAGCTCTCCGCATCAACCCCCTTCACCGGCTTCAGGATGGTCACCGGAGCAGCCTCGCCATGGGAGCCTGCCGAACAGTTGTGTCGCCGGAAGAAGGGGGCGGCGCAGAAAAGGGAGAGGAGCGAGTAGGCAAGGGGGGGAAGGACAATGATAAACGGCAGCAGCCCGGTCATTTGGAGCCTCCCCGGGAATAGGCCGCAACCTTTTCCACCGAGAGGACGTATGCAGCCTTTTCAGAAACGTTGACCCGGGAACTTTTCCAGACAGAGAAGTCTTCGGAGGGAAGCGACTCTCCCCACGCCTCCACGGCAGCGCACTCCTCCGCCCCTCCCGGATGCCCCGGATAGAGCACCGCAACGAGAATCCCTCCCGGAGCGAGAAGCTCCACCGCCTGGGATAGGGCCGGAATGGTGGTTTCGGGGCGGGTGATACGGCTCTTGTCGCCGCCGGGAAGATATCCCAGGTTGAAAATCGCCGCCTGAAGGGGCCCTGCTACGAATTCCGCCAGCCGCTCGTGGCCGGAATCGACGAACTCCACTTGAGCGGTAGATCCTGCCTCCGCAAGTCGGGCCCTGGCCCGGCGAAGCGCCTCATCCTGAACGTCGAAGGACCAGACATGTCCGGTCTCCCCCACGAGAGAAGCCAGGAAAAGGGTATCGTGCCCGTTGCCGCAGGTGCCGTCAACCACCCGCCCCCCAGGTCCCACCCGATCCCGCAGCAGCATGTGGGAAAGGCCCACGGCATTGAGATGCCGCTTCTCCGGAGTCATGCGATCCCTCTCACGTCCGCTTACCGAAAAGTGTCAGCACCGCAGGCAGGACCAGGACAAAGGCAACCTGGCAGGCAAGCATTCCCAGCGACATAGCCGCGCCGATGCTGAAGACGCCACGGTGGTGAGCAACCATGAGCGCACCGAAACTGGCCATTATGGTGAGTGTGTTGAGGAGCACCCCGATGCCGGTGCTGCTGTAAATCACCTGAACCGGCGTCTCGTCCTCGCGCCTGTATCGGTTTACGATATAGATTCCAGAGTCCACAGCGATGCCGAGAACAAGAGGCATCACGATGATGTTGGCCGAGTTGAAATCGACACCCATAAGCCACATGCCGCTCACCATGAGGAGAACCCCCACCACGAGAGGAACAAGTCCGATTACGGTAAACCTGATGCTCCGGAAGGTGACGAAGAGAATGCCGACGATGGCAACGAAGGCATAGATGAACGCTCCCCGGTACGCGTCACGCAGGATGGTCATCGATTCGAAGACCATCACGGGTTCGCCGGTGGCGTGGGGGTCAACCTTGCGGACGTCGCCAATGAAGGCAGCCAGCGGCTCCCGGTCGAATATCTCCTCCTTCGGCGCCACCTGAAGCAGATATTTTCCCGTCCTCCCGATGAACCGCTCTTTCAGTTCCGCAGGGACGTCAGCCAGCGTGACAGGAGAGGCATTGAGGCTCTCCTTGAGAAGCCCGATCTTCGCCGGCAGCTCGGCGAACATCCCCCCCTGAAAATCCCGGAGCATCCCCAGCGCATTGGTGTTCCGCTGCTTCTCCAGCCTGGCAAAGAAGGCATCGAGGGTGGCGAGAAAAGCGCCTGCCTTCTCCGCCTCCGGCCTCTTCTCCTCATCGAGCCGCTTTTTGAGTCTCACCACGGCGTCCCGGAATCCCTCGAACACCGCCGGGAGCTCCAGCACCTGAAGATCCTCCTCGTAGGTCCCCGGCTTCACATCCGCCAGCTCCCTTCGCAGGTCCGCCAGGAGAGCCAGCTTCTTCTCCTGCTGGTCGGGAACGAAGGTGAACACGCTCACCACATGGTCGACCGTCGGGAGCGCCTCCAGAGCCCTGGTCTTCGCAGCGGCCTCCTCGGAGGAGGCTGCCATGACCACGGCAAAATAGCCCGAATTCTCCTTGCTCCGCATAAGCTTGTGTGCATACTCCACCGACTCCAGCCCCTTCGCCTGCATATTCATGAGGTTGTAATCGAAACGTACCCGACTTGCCGGGTAGAGGGAGATGAGACAGAAAACGGCGGTGACTGCGAGAAGAGTCCGCGGATATCCGAAAAGGATGCGCCGGTAGCCGCTGTCACTATCGACGGCTTTCCGAACCGGGGTCGCGACAGGAGACTTTCGGAACCGGGCCAGAAGCAGGAGCATTGCGGGAAGGACAGTGAAGGTAACGGCGACGCAGATGACGATGCCCCCGGCGGCGATAATTCCGAGCTCGGCGATACCTTTGAAATCGGTGAAAGCGAAGGTGAGAAACGCCGCGGCCACCGTAGCCGCCGCCATGATTATGGCCCATACGTTCCTGTCCAGGCCGGTCGCGATGGCATCCGGGTGATCCGCCCCCCCGACGAGCTCTTCCTTGTAACGCAGGACGATCTGGATCCCGTACTCGATGCCGATGCCTATGAGCATTATGGCGAACACCATTGAAAGAATGTTGAGATGTCCCACCGCAAGAGTCGCGAAGCCGAAGGAGAGGCAGATGGCCACGATGAGGGAGACCATGGCCGCAATGGTATTGAGGATGCCCCGAAAGGCCAGGAGCAGGAGGAGCACCGTGAGAACGAGTGAAATGACCGTGGCGATGGCAATGTCATGCTCACTGGTCGTCATCTCCTCGTGTTCGAGAACGGGAACACCCGTGAGCCCGACATTTACCCCTCTCAGTTCCGGCTGCTTCTGAAGCTTTGCAATCTCCGCCCTGACAATCCGGATCGTTTCCTCGGCAGGAACGAAGCTCGTCCGGTCCTTGACCGGCTGCACGGT from Geobacter sp. DSM 9736 includes the following:
- a CDS encoding MMPL family transporter, with amino-acid sequence MTSNKIRSRLFASVAAYPRLILAVALFLSILSVIYTKQRMEFLTGRDDLMPKTTAFHRDYRSWLAEFGESEEIVVVLEGADQEKVGRFAAELAEALKRETRHVRDVFHPFGLPFFRQNGLLLLPLSDLENLHRNLTLAKPVLKELAAAPSVQTLFTFLTSEADRAIADGDPKRLESLLFMLDKLGEGLTRFGGKDSAPLSLEEFFFRGADGKESAMARAGRMQILTVQPVKDRTSFVPAEETIRIVRAEIAKLQKQPELRGVNVGLTGVPVLEHEEMTTSEHDIAIATVISLVLTVLLLLLAFRGILNTIAAMVSLIVAICLSFGFATLAVGHLNILSMVFAIMLIGIGIEYGIQIVLRYKEELVGGADHPDAIATGLDRNVWAIIMAAATVAAAFLTFAFTDFKGIAELGIIAAGGIVICVAVTFTVLPAMLLLLARFRKSPVATPVRKAVDSDSGYRRILFGYPRTLLAVTAVFCLISLYPASRVRFDYNLMNMQAKGLESVEYAHKLMRSKENSGYFAVVMAASSEEAAAKTRALEALPTVDHVVSVFTFVPDQQEKKLALLADLRRELADVKPGTYEEDLQVLELPAVFEGFRDAVVRLKKRLDEEKRPEAEKAGAFLATLDAFFARLEKQRNTNALGMLRDFQGGMFAELPAKIGLLKESLNASPVTLADVPAELKERFIGRTGKYLLQVAPKEEIFDREPLAAFIGDVRKVDPHATGEPVMVFESMTILRDAYRGAFIYAFVAIVGILFVTFRSIRFTVIGLVPLVVGVLLMVSGMWLMGVDFNSANIIVMPLVLGIAVDSGIYIVNRYRREDETPVQVIYSSTGIGVLLNTLTIMASFGALMVAHHRGVFSIGAAMSLGMLACQVAFVLVLPAVLTLFGKRT
- a CDS encoding class I SAM-dependent methyltransferase; the protein is MTPEKRHLNAVGLSHMLLRDRVGPGGRVVDGTCGNGHDTLFLASLVGETGHVWSFDVQDEALRRARARLAEAGSTAQVEFVDSGHERLAEFVAGPLQAAIFNLGYLPGGDKSRITRPETTIPALSQAVELLAPGGILVAVLYPGHPGGAEECAAVEAWGESLPSEDFSVWKSSRVNVSEKAAYVLSVEKVAAYSRGGSK